From one Streptomyces sp. NBC_01478 genomic stretch:
- a CDS encoding PhoH family protein produces the protein MTQTPTAHTPAQGQARAEFTVPAQHAMVTLLGSGDALLRVIEKAFPAADIHVRGNEISAVGDAREVALIQRLFDEMMLVLRTGQPMTEDAVERSIAMLRASENGDGPEETPAEVLTQNILSSRGRTIRPKTLNQKRYVDAIDKNTIVFGIGPAGTGKTYLAMAKAVQALQAKQVSRIILTRPAVEAGERLGFLPGTLYEKIDPYLRPLYDALHDMLDPESIPKLMAAGTIEVAPLAYMRGRTLNDAFIILDEAQNTSPEQMKMFLTRLGFESKIVITGDVTQVDLPSGTKSGLRQVQDILEGLDDVHFSRLSSADVVRHKLVGRIVDAYEKYDSENGTENGTHKGARDKRK, from the coding sequence ATGACTCAGACACCCACAGCTCACACCCCCGCGCAGGGACAGGCGAGAGCAGAGTTCACCGTCCCCGCCCAGCACGCCATGGTGACCCTCCTGGGATCCGGCGACGCTCTCCTGCGGGTGATCGAGAAGGCCTTCCCGGCGGCCGACATCCACGTCCGGGGCAATGAGATCAGCGCGGTCGGCGATGCCCGTGAAGTCGCCCTCATCCAGCGCCTGTTCGACGAGATGATGCTGGTGCTCCGCACCGGGCAGCCGATGACGGAGGACGCAGTGGAACGCTCGATCGCCATGCTCAGGGCGAGCGAGAACGGGGATGGTCCCGAGGAGACACCGGCCGAGGTGCTCACCCAGAACATCCTGTCCTCGCGAGGCCGCACGATCCGCCCCAAGACCCTCAACCAGAAGCGGTACGTCGACGCGATCGACAAGAACACGATCGTCTTCGGCATCGGCCCCGCCGGCACCGGCAAGACCTACCTCGCCATGGCCAAGGCGGTCCAGGCCCTCCAGGCCAAGCAGGTCAGCCGCATCATCCTGACCCGCCCCGCGGTGGAGGCGGGCGAGCGCCTCGGCTTCCTCCCCGGCACGCTCTACGAAAAGATCGACCCGTACCTGCGCCCGCTGTACGACGCCCTGCACGACATGCTCGACCCGGAGTCGATCCCGAAGCTGATGGCGGCGGGGACGATCGAGGTCGCGCCGCTGGCGTACATGCGTGGTAGGACACTCAATGACGCCTTCATCATCCTGGACGAGGCCCAGAACACGAGCCCCGAGCAGATGAAGATGTTCCTCACCCGGCTCGGCTTCGAGTCGAAGATCGTGATCACCGGTGACGTGACGCAGGTCGACCTGCCGAGCGGCACGAAGTCGGGGCTGCGGCAGGTGCAGGACATCCTGGAGGGGCTCGACGACGTGCACTTCTCCCGCCTGTCGTCGGCGGACGTCGTACGGCACAAGCTGGTCGGCCGTATCGTCGACGCGTACGAGAAGTACGACAGCGAGAACGGTACGGAGAACGGCACCCACAAGGGTGCCCGTGACAAGCGGAAGTAG
- a CDS encoding carbohydrate kinase family protein — protein sequence MTASNASTGKGPSSRSEGPSCGVDPLAGLRAADDPPWDVYLTGTVFLDIIFTGLESAPVRGTESWARGMGSSPGGVANMATALSRLGLRTSLAAAFGDDHYGEYCWDALEQGEGIDLSTSRKVPGWHSPVTVSMAYEGERTMVSHGHEPPPEVVFGQGGAPDCPPRARAAVASLTPGKQAPWVAQAASEGTRIFADVGWDDTGAWDLAGLADLAHCEAFLPNAEEAMRYTGADCPRAAAHALTEHVPLAVVTLGADGAYAVDRRTGESAAVPAIAVEALDPTGAGDVFVAGFVTGTLAGWPLADRLAFAGLTAALSVQEFGGSLSAPSWSEIGAWWRKVQSVEGQDPTALNRYAFLAGLVPEEQGSGSPWPLRRAVPTIGFGGSA from the coding sequence GTCCACCGGAAAGGGACCGTCGTCCCGCAGCGAAGGACCGTCCTGCGGGGTCGACCCGCTGGCCGGGCTGCGCGCGGCGGACGATCCGCCCTGGGACGTGTACCTCACCGGCACCGTCTTCCTCGACATCATCTTCACCGGGCTCGAATCCGCCCCCGTGCGCGGCACCGAGTCCTGGGCCCGCGGAATGGGGTCGAGCCCGGGTGGGGTCGCCAACATGGCCACCGCGCTGTCCCGGCTCGGCCTGCGCACCTCGCTGGCGGCGGCCTTCGGCGACGACCACTACGGCGAGTACTGCTGGGACGCGCTGGAACAGGGCGAGGGCATCGACCTCTCCACCTCCCGCAAGGTGCCCGGCTGGCACTCCCCGGTCACCGTGTCGATGGCCTACGAGGGCGAACGCACGATGGTCTCGCACGGCCACGAGCCGCCCCCGGAGGTCGTGTTCGGCCAAGGCGGCGCCCCGGACTGCCCGCCACGCGCGCGTGCCGCCGTCGCCTCCCTCACCCCCGGCAAGCAGGCCCCCTGGGTCGCCCAGGCCGCGAGCGAGGGCACCCGGATCTTCGCCGACGTCGGCTGGGACGACACCGGAGCCTGGGACCTCGCCGGACTCGCCGACCTCGCGCACTGCGAGGCGTTCCTGCCGAACGCGGAGGAGGCCATGCGCTACACCGGCGCGGACTGCCCCCGCGCCGCCGCCCACGCGCTCACCGAACACGTACCGCTCGCCGTCGTCACCCTCGGCGCGGACGGCGCGTACGCCGTGGACCGGCGCACCGGGGAGTCCGCCGCGGTCCCGGCGATCGCCGTCGAGGCCCTCGACCCCACCGGCGCGGGCGACGTCTTCGTGGCCGGCTTCGTCACCGGCACCCTGGCCGGCTGGCCGCTCGCCGACCGCCTCGCCTTCGCCGGACTCACCGCCGCGCTCTCCGTCCAGGAGTTCGGCGGCTCCCTCTCCGCACCGAGCTGGTCGGAGATCGGCGCATGGTGGCGCAAGGTGCAGTCGGTCGAGGGCCAGGACCCCACGGCCCTGAACCGGTACGCGTTCCTGGCGGGACTCGTACCGGAGGAACAGGGCAGCGGCAGCCCCTGGCCGCTGCGGCGGGCGGTGCCGACGATCGGGTTCGGCGGGTCGGCGTAA
- a CDS encoding FAD binding domain-containing protein, with product MFVRLPTSVSEAQECLAEGAVPVGGATLVWASWQRDGFPEQAVSLRALPEAKVIGDGTLGGAVLLQEIDERVPEVLRRAAKGVGTGAVRRTATVGGNIVGSSLRCLLPAALVLDARAVVLEPDGPVETDLAELLAKRPLLLHLRWREPIASGYRKLTDQLRGEVPFVVAVAVGAGTEAPVLRVAVRDGYDVLSESVPYDTDARRVLGTLALTPLGTLPEAVFEAVREEVTGVLERAAAC from the coding sequence GTGTTCGTGCGTCTGCCCACGTCCGTGTCCGAAGCGCAGGAGTGCCTGGCCGAGGGGGCGGTGCCCGTCGGCGGGGCGACGCTTGTGTGGGCCTCCTGGCAACGGGACGGGTTCCCGGAGCAGGCGGTGTCCCTGCGGGCGCTGCCCGAGGCCAAGGTCATCGGGGACGGGACGCTGGGCGGGGCCGTACTGCTGCAGGAGATCGACGAGCGGGTGCCGGAGGTGCTGCGGCGGGCGGCGAAGGGGGTGGGCACCGGTGCGGTGCGCCGAACCGCGACGGTCGGCGGGAACATAGTCGGCAGCTCGCTGCGGTGTCTGCTGCCGGCCGCGCTGGTGCTGGACGCCCGCGCGGTGGTCCTGGAGCCGGACGGTCCCGTCGAGACCGACCTCGCCGAGCTGCTGGCCAAGCGCCCGCTGCTGCTGCACCTGCGCTGGCGGGAGCCGATCGCCAGCGGTTATCGCAAGCTGACCGACCAGTTGCGGGGCGAAGTTCCCTTCGTGGTCGCGGTCGCGGTGGGGGCGGGCACCGAGGCGCCTGTGCTGCGGGTCGCGGTCCGTGACGGCTACGACGTGCTGAGCGAGAGCGTTCCCTACGACACCGATGCCCGCCGCGTCCTCGGGACCCTGGCGCTCACACCGCTCGGCACCTTGCCCGAGGCGGTCTTCGAGGCCGTACGGGAAGAGGTCACGGGTGTGCTGGAGCGTGCGGCGGCCTGCTGA